CATAGCAGCTACGCTCGCATAAATCTCCAGTTCCGATCACCTCATTTTCGCCACAGATTGAAAATGTTCTCGCCAATCGATCTAAACGTGTAACAGACGATTTCAAGAATGCCAatagatagaaagaaaaaaatgtggctgTTACGAATTTTTCTCGATCTTAGAATTGAACACCTGAAGGTAGCGTTGCTAACTGACTTTCTTGTTAATTTTTGTCCTAACTTTTCCTCTCTCTATACATTTATGATGCATCCCCTATTATTAACTGATGGGATTTTCtgctgcttcttttctttatgatTTTGTTATGACAGGTAATCCTAGTCCTTGTGAAAATGACTCACTGTAGCGATGCGCGAAAACAGAACAGTGGAGAATAATTCCgcaaaaaacttgaaatcacTGACTGTTTACGGTCATCGTCAAACGCGTCATttaattactttttacttAGTTAAGAACACTACAGAACGACACAAACTATCCCCGTTTGCATATAACTGTAAAGTTATAGTCGAGgcgaaacgacgtgaagctcgatgcagttgtgTGTACTGCTGAGCTCGGAGCGAGGGACCTTCGCTAGCACCAATCATCGCCGTAGTCCGCGAAGGTCCCACagcgatcgcaaccgctatgTAAAAGTATTTGTGGTTTTATTTTGAGCAATAATACTGCCTAAGAACTCGATCGAGCACGTATTTCGAACAATTGTcgagaattttcttaaaacaCACAAGCCGCTTAGATTTTCGGAGAGGAATGGAGAGGTTGTAGTCAATGACTTCGCAGTTGcaaaaaattcagcaaaataaaatggatCTTACCATCCGAACAGTCGAGAACGCATTTGCCGTCAAGGGTGCGATAGGTGCCTTTGTCACAGAGACAGTCAAAAATAACCTCCCGTGGGCAGATCTAAAAAGCAGATTTTGTTGTATTCCAGAACGTCGTAGTTTAGATATATGAGCATTTGCAATCtgtgtttttggtttttcctgTACCGTGATAAGAAAgcataagaataagaaaatgttgaaatggaagaaaaggatTTACTGTAGAGGCGCCATAGCAGGTAGGCTCGCATGAATCTCCAGTTCTGTACACCTTATTATCATCACATGATGACTTTGTCCAAGGCCCTAAACGTGTA
The Necator americanus strain Aroian chromosome I, whole genome shotgun sequence genome window above contains:
- a CDS encoding hypothetical protein (NECATOR_CHRI.G412.T1); translation: MSKVFTVLVFCVMILHFFVSAYRYRPWTKSSCDDNKVYRTGDSCEPTCYGASTICPREVIFDCLCDKGTYRTLDGKCVLDCSDDRLARTFSICGENEVIGTGDLCERSCYVNIEHCPPAHEHACICKEGFYRTLFGKCVADCSADEFFGR